The DNA segment CAGGCGCTCCGCGCCCCGGTCCGCCTCGGTCACGGGGGTGCCGTCGGCCTTGGTGTCCACGGCCACGCCGGTCTGGAAGTGCGTCAGCGTGAGTCGCCCGGCGCGGCGCGCCAGGTCGAGCGCGAAGTCCAGCAGCGCTTCGAAACCCGGTTCGTGGGTCATGGTCCCTCTCCCTTGGTCACGCGGTCCGCACCGGCACGCCGGCGGCGGCGAGCTCGCGCTTGACGTCGCCCACCGTGGTGAGCCCTTCGTGGAATATGCCGGCGCCCAGCGCTGCGCTCGCCCGCGCCACCTGAAAGGCCTCGCGGAAGTGCTCGGCCCGGCCGGCCCCCCCGCTCGCGATCACCGGCACGGGCACGCGCCGCGCGACCTCGCCGGTCAGGTCCAGGTCGAAGCCCTCGCGGGTGCCGTCCCTGTCGATGGCGGTGAGCAGCAGCTCGCCGGCGCCGCGCCGGGCGCACTCCACGCCCCACGATACCGCCTCCAGGTCGGAGGGGGCGCGGCCGCCGTGGGTGAAGACGCGGTAGGCGATGCGCCCGGTGTCGCCCGGCGCGTCGGCGCGGGCGTCGATGCTCGCGACCACGCACTGGCTGCCGAAGCGAGCCGCCGCTTCCTCCAGGAGCCGGGGCCGGCGCACCGCGGCGGTGTTGACGGCGACCTTGTCGGCGCCCGCGCGCAGGAGGTGCGCGATGTCATCGACCTCCGACACGCCCCCGCCCACGGTCAGCGGGATGAACAAGCGCTCGGCGGTGCGGGTGATCGCGTCGGTCATGGCCTTGCGGCCCTCCACCGACGCCGACACGTCCAGGAACACGATCTCGTCGGCGCCCTCCGCTTCGTAGCGCACCGCCAGCTCGACGGGGTCGCCCACGTCCCGCAGATCCCGAAACCTGACGCCCTTCACGACGCGGCCGGCGTCCACGTCCAGGCACACGATGACGCGATCCAGGAGCATCAGTCCTCGACCTCCAATTCGACGCGGCCCTTGGTGCTGAACACCGCGCCGGTTTCGCCCGCGGCCTCGCGCAGGCACAGCCCGAACGCCTTGACGGCCGCCTCGACGATGTGGTGCCGGTCGCGCCCGCGGATCACGCGCACGTGCAGCGTGAAGTCGGCGGCGTGCGCGAGCGAGCGCAGGAAGTGCTCGTACAGGCGCGACGGCAGGCGGCCTTCGTAGTAGGGCCGGCCGCCGGCGTCCAGCGCGGCCTGCACGA comes from the Gemmatimonadota bacterium genome and includes:
- the hisF gene encoding imidazole glycerol phosphate synthase subunit HisF; protein product: MLLDRVIVCLDVDAGRVVKGVRFRDLRDVGDPVELAVRYEAEGADEIVFLDVSASVEGRKAMTDAITRTAERLFIPLTVGGGVSEVDDIAHLLRAGADKVAVNTAAVRRPRLLEEAAARFGSQCVVASIDARADAPGDTGRIAYRVFTHGGRAPSDLEAVSWGVECARRGAGELLLTAIDRDGTREGFDLDLTGEVARRVPVPVIASGGAGRAEHFREAFQVARASAALGAGIFHEGLTTVGDVKRELAAAGVPVRTA